CAACTGATCCATATATAGCTTCGTGAAATTCTGACCTCTTTTACTCATCAGAAAACCCAAACTAGCTAGAGCTAAGCCTAGAGGAAACAGACAAGCAAGCCCCAGACGCCAATCAAGAAACCACATAAAAACAAACGTCAATATTGGCATCACAAAAGTTGCAGCAAGATCAGGCAACTGGTGTGCTAAGAACATATGAGTAATGGTCGCATTATCATCAATCACTTTACGTATCTCTCCACTTGTATGATTATCAAAAAACCCCAAAGGCATACGAATAATCTTTTTCATAGACATCTTTCGTATATTGTTCTCCACACGAAAAGCAGCAGCATGCGAAAGCATCAAAGCAAAATAATACAATAACACCCCCAATAATGCAAAGCCCATCGCATAATACGCATCTGAAAGAGAAGTTAATGTATGTTGGGTCAATAGCTCTTGCACAATGTTCCAAATAAAATAAAACGGAAGAAGCATTACTACAGCACTAATGCTAGAGAGTGCAATAGAACAAGGAAGTAAGAGCTTTCTATTTCCTAGATAGCCCTGTACTCTTTTTAAAATAGTCATAGGATTCTTATTTATATATTCATTATCTTTTTCCAACCTGCAGTAGAAAACAGCACATACTCCTCAAAAAATGTGCGCATCTTGTCCAATGGATAATCATTACAAACAAGTTCTGAGAGTATTTCAACAAACCAAGAGGAGATATTTCGAACAAATAAAGAGGAGATATTTGCATTTATATCAGGATATTTTTGTTTCATCTCTTTCAGATAGGCACGACCTATATCACACTGTAACCCTATAAAATCTTCTCGAAAACTCTCATACAATGAGCCTTCACAATCACACAAGAGCAATTTAAGTTCCTTCTTATACATAGTCACCAAATTCATATAATAGTCAGCTCCTTCTTCGATAAAAGAGTCTAAATAAAATACGGTAGTGTCTAACTTACTTGAATCATTATGTTCCCCTAACATGGAAGTAATTTCAGTCATTAAGGGCTTTAATATTTGGATGAGAATCTCATCCTTATTTTTAAAATAGTTGTATATATTACTCAAACTCACATCCGCATTTTGAGCAATATTTCTCATAGAACTACCCTTAAAACCGTTACTATAAAACTCTTGACATGCAGCCTCAATAATATTATTTCGTTGTTCCGCTTTCTTAATCTGCATTTTATAATTATTTATTTTATACAAAGGAATCAGAAATCACTCATGCTATCAATCCCAATATTTTATGATTAACCAATATAAAAACGAACATTTTACGATTATGTTCGTTTTCGTATAATATCTAAAACGATATTTTATGCTTCCACACGCTACAACAGTTTTCATATATCAAACAAAACAACTAGAAATGCAATGTTCAACAAGATGTATTACTGAAACAGACTAAAATGACAGGTAAAAAACAGATCTCATGTATTAAGCGACTATATTT
The Prolixibacteraceae bacterium DNA segment above includes these coding regions:
- a CDS encoding TetR/AcrR family transcriptional regulator; translation: MQIKKAEQRNNIIEAACQEFYSNGFKGSSMRNIAQNADVSLSNIYNYFKNKDEILIQILKPLMTEITSMLGEHNDSSKLDTTVFYLDSFIEEGADYYMNLVTMYKKELKLLLCDCEGSLYESFREDFIGLQCDIGRAYLKEMKQKYPDINANISSLFVRNISSWFVEILSELVCNDYPLDKMRTFFEEYVLFSTAGWKKIMNI